The following are encoded together in the Adhaeribacter arboris genome:
- a CDS encoding 5-(carboxyamino)imidazole ribonucleotide synthase encodes MHGETRLGILGGGQLGRMLLQAGIDLNLYTLILDPDPEAPCKSLCNEFHVGSFADYNTVYTFGKKCDVVTIEIEHVNTEALLRLKQEGVRVFPEPEVIKIIQDKGLQKEFYRQHGIPTAAFRLLQNKMELPEHEDFLPAFQKLRTLGYDGRGVTRIASSADFAKGFEAPSVLEKLVDYEKELAVLVARNEKGEVSCFPVVELVFHPVHNLVDYLFAPANISAEISQQAQEIAEQVIQAFNMTGLLAVEMFLTKDGQILVNEAAPRPHNSGHHTFKANLTSQFEQHLRAILNLPLGNPQEHSAAVMLNLLGEPGFSGEAKYEGLQETLAVPGVSIHLYGKKITRPARKMGHVTITAGTVAEATQKATSIKEVIKVKA; translated from the coding sequence ATGCACGGAGAAACCAGACTCGGTATTTTGGGCGGCGGACAACTAGGCCGCATGTTGTTACAAGCCGGGATTGATTTAAATTTATACACGTTAATATTAGATCCGGATCCGGAAGCACCCTGCAAATCGTTGTGTAATGAATTTCACGTGGGTAGCTTCGCGGATTATAATACTGTTTATACTTTCGGAAAAAAATGCGATGTGGTTACCATTGAAATTGAGCACGTAAATACCGAGGCTCTGCTTCGTTTAAAGCAAGAAGGAGTACGGGTGTTTCCGGAACCGGAAGTAATTAAAATTATTCAGGATAAAGGTTTACAAAAGGAGTTTTACCGGCAACATGGCATCCCCACCGCTGCATTCCGTTTATTACAGAATAAAATGGAATTACCGGAGCACGAAGATTTTCTCCCGGCTTTTCAGAAATTGCGGACTTTGGGGTACGACGGCCGCGGGGTAACCAGAATTGCCAGCTCCGCCGATTTTGCCAAAGGATTTGAAGCGCCTTCGGTACTGGAAAAACTGGTGGATTACGAAAAAGAACTAGCGGTGCTGGTAGCCCGTAATGAAAAAGGGGAAGTAAGTTGCTTTCCGGTGGTAGAATTGGTTTTTCATCCGGTTCATAACCTAGTAGATTATTTATTTGCTCCGGCTAATATTTCCGCCGAAATAAGCCAACAGGCCCAGGAAATTGCCGAGCAGGTAATTCAGGCCTTTAACATGACAGGCTTACTCGCCGTAGAAATGTTTCTGACCAAAGACGGCCAGATTTTGGTAAATGAAGCAGCGCCCCGGCCGCATAATAGCGGGCATCATACCTTTAAAGCTAATTTAACGTCGCAGTTTGAGCAGCATTTACGGGCTATTTTAAATTTACCTTTAGGCAATCCGCAAGAACACAGTGCGGCGGTAATGCTTAATTTACTCGGGGAACCCGGCTTTTCCGGGGAGGCGAAATACGAAGGTTTGCAGGAAACTTTGGCTGTTCCGGGCGTAAGCATTCATTTATACGGAAAAAAAATTACCCGTCCGGCCCGCAAAATGGGGCACGTTACCATTACTGCTGGCACGGTAGCGGAGGCTACCCAAAAAGCAACTAGTATTAAAGAAGTGATAAAAGTAAAAGCATGA
- a CDS encoding acyl-CoA carboxylase subunit beta, translating to MERDIDFHKNEDVLKQQVYQLKNRLKKVYLGGGASRQEAQRDKGKLTARERVKYLLDEETEFVEIGALAGEDMYLEQGGCPSAGVVVILGYVKGRQCVVVANDATVKAGAWFPITAKKNLRAQEIAMENKLPIIYLVDSAGVYLPMQDEIFPDKEHFGRIFRNNAVMSAMGIIQISAIMGSCVAGGAYLPIMSDEAMIVDQTGSIFLAGSYLVKAAIGETVDNETLGGATTHTEISGVTDYKFQSDQECLEAIRNILDKIGDSPKAGFNRAAPASPKLDAAEIYGLLPADRVKPYDMLEIIRRLVDNSDFEPYKELYGQTLICGLARIDGWAVGIVANQRKIVKSKKGEMQMGGVIYSDSADKAARFIMNCNQKKIPLVFLQDVSGFMVGSKAEHGGIIKDGAKMVNAMANSVVPKFTFIIGNSYGAGNYAMCGKAYDPRLIFAWPTAQIAVMSGAAAANTLLQIQVASLKSKGETITPAAEKELLEKITSSYNEQLSPYYAAGRLWVDGIIDPLETRRVISMGIAAANQAPIEKPFNVGIIQT from the coding sequence ATGGAGCGTGATATTGACTTTCATAAAAACGAAGATGTTTTAAAACAGCAGGTGTACCAGCTGAAAAACCGGCTGAAAAAAGTATATCTGGGTGGCGGTGCCAGCCGCCAGGAGGCACAAAGAGACAAAGGCAAACTTACGGCCCGCGAAAGGGTAAAGTACTTGTTGGATGAGGAGACGGAGTTTGTTGAAATAGGAGCTCTGGCCGGAGAAGATATGTACCTGGAGCAAGGTGGTTGCCCTAGCGCGGGCGTAGTGGTAATACTAGGTTACGTAAAAGGTCGGCAGTGCGTAGTAGTAGCCAACGATGCTACCGTTAAAGCCGGGGCCTGGTTCCCGATTACCGCCAAGAAAAATTTGCGCGCCCAGGAAATAGCCATGGAAAACAAGCTGCCCATTATTTACTTGGTAGATAGTGCCGGCGTTTATTTACCCATGCAGGACGAGATATTTCCGGATAAAGAACATTTTGGTCGTATTTTCCGGAACAATGCGGTCATGTCGGCCATGGGAATTATTCAGATTTCGGCCATTATGGGTAGCTGCGTGGCGGGCGGCGCTTATCTGCCGATTATGTCCGACGAAGCCATGATTGTGGATCAGACGGGTTCCATTTTTTTAGCCGGTTCGTACCTGGTAAAAGCGGCGATTGGCGAAACAGTAGATAACGAAACTTTAGGCGGAGCTACCACGCACACCGAAATTTCCGGGGTAACCGATTATAAGTTTCAGTCGGACCAGGAATGCCTGGAGGCTATCCGCAATATTTTAGATAAAATTGGCGATTCTCCCAAAGCCGGATTTAACCGCGCCGCACCCGCTTCGCCAAAATTAGACGCAGCCGAAATATACGGTTTGCTTCCCGCCGATCGCGTAAAGCCTTACGACATGCTAGAGATAATCCGGCGATTAGTAGATAACTCGGATTTTGAACCTTATAAAGAATTATACGGCCAGACGTTAATCTGTGGTTTGGCCCGGATAGATGGTTGGGCTGTGGGTATTGTAGCGAATCAGCGTAAAATTGTAAAGTCTAAAAAAGGCGAAATGCAGATGGGGGGTGTTATTTACTCCGACTCAGCGGACAAAGCGGCTCGCTTTATTATGAATTGTAACCAGAAAAAAATACCCTTGGTGTTTCTGCAGGATGTTTCCGGGTTTATGGTGGGCAGCAAAGCCGAGCATGGCGGCATTATTAAAGATGGCGCTAAAATGGTGAACGCCATGGCTAATTCGGTAGTACCTAAGTTTACCTTTATTATTGGCAATTCTTATGGGGCAGGTAATTACGCTATGTGCGGCAAAGCGTATGATCCGCGGCTGATTTTTGCCTGGCCTACTGCCCAAATTGCAGTTATGAGCGGGGCTGCCGCGGCTAATACCTTGTTGCAAATTCAGGTAGCTTCTTTAAAAAGCAAAGGAGAAACAATTACCCCCGCCGCGGAAAAAGAATTATTAGAGAAAATTACCTCTAGTTATAACGAGCAACTATCGCCATATTATGCGGCGGGCCGATTATGGGTGGATGGTATTATCGACCCTTTGGAAACCCGGCGGGTAATTTCGATGGGAATTGCGGCCGCTAACCAGGCTCCTATCGAAAAGCCTTTTAACGTGGGCATTATTCAAACCTGA
- the hemE gene encoding uroporphyrinogen decarboxylase, with the protein MELKNDLILRAATGEPTERTPVWLMRQAGRILPEYRAVRNSVSGFKELVETPELASEVTIQPVDILGVDAAIIFSDILVVPEAMGCMYEMLEQRGPIFPKTIQTPDDVKQLRVNEAHYQLHYVYEAIRITKRALNGRVPIIGFAGAPWTILAYMVEGSGSKTFSKARKLLYTSPEMAHTLLDKITTVTINYLQAQVEAGAAMLQIFDSWAGILPPAHYREFSTRYIARICEAITTVPITVFAKGAFFALGDFAQLNCHTIGLDWNSNIADARATIGNNKTLQGNLDPCALYGSFDSIRQETIAMLQAFGPTRHIANLGHGVYPDTDPEKVKCFVETVKEYTSKFNAPVTIT; encoded by the coding sequence ATGGAGTTAAAGAATGATTTGATATTACGGGCCGCAACCGGCGAACCTACCGAGCGAACCCCCGTTTGGCTCATGCGGCAGGCCGGGCGGATTTTACCGGAATACCGCGCCGTTCGGAATAGTGTAAGCGGATTTAAAGAATTAGTAGAAACCCCGGAGTTAGCTTCCGAAGTAACCATCCAACCGGTTGATATTCTGGGAGTAGATGCCGCCATCATTTTTTCGGATATACTGGTAGTACCCGAAGCCATGGGCTGTATGTACGAAATGCTGGAACAACGCGGCCCCATCTTCCCCAAAACCATCCAGACGCCGGACGATGTTAAACAACTACGCGTAAACGAAGCGCATTACCAATTGCATTACGTATACGAAGCCATCCGGATAACCAAGCGGGCATTAAATGGCCGGGTACCCATTATTGGTTTTGCCGGGGCTCCCTGGACCATTTTGGCTTACATGGTAGAAGGCAGTGGGTCGAAAACGTTTTCTAAAGCCCGCAAACTCCTGTATACTTCGCCGGAAATGGCGCATACTTTACTCGATAAAATTACGACGGTAACCATTAATTATTTACAAGCCCAGGTAGAGGCCGGAGCAGCCATGCTGCAGATTTTCGACTCCTGGGCGGGAATTTTACCACCAGCGCACTACCGCGAATTTTCGACGAGATATATTGCCCGGATTTGCGAAGCCATAACAACGGTACCTATTACTGTTTTTGCCAAAGGTGCTTTTTTTGCTTTAGGAGATTTTGCCCAGTTAAACTGCCACACCATTGGTCTGGATTGGAACAGTAACATTGCCGATGCTCGTGCTACTATTGGCAATAATAAAACGCTGCAAGGCAATTTAGATCCTTGTGCTTTATACGGTTCCTTCGACAGCATTCGTCAGGAAACCATAGCCATGCTGCAAGCCTTTGGTCCGACCCGCCATATTGCTAACCTGGGCCACGGCGTTTATCCGGATACCGACCCCGAAAAAGTGAAATGCTTTGTAGAAACGGTAAAAGAATATACTAGTAAATTTAACGCACCGGTTACTATAACTTAA
- a CDS encoding transglutaminase-like domain-containing protein has translation MTNQEIKALISLLDDEDQEISEHVEDKIVSLGEPVIPFLEEHWEESINPDVQKRIEDLIHKLQYESVYNRLANWKKTGAQSLIEGMWLVNTYQYPDADLATINKTLDQIYYEAWLHIKPDMHPYDQIKALNHVLFRLYKFSANTKNFHSPANSMLHLALETQRGNPLTLCVIYLTIAQKLGMPVYGVNLPNLFILTYKKEGYQFYINVYNRGLILSKADIDSYILQLNLHPVDIFYEPCSNLDIIKRALRNLAVSFEKLNEPEKATEVNKLLEAIADDAGITIPKQPGEEDNEENPDTEEEDDSV, from the coding sequence GTGACAAATCAAGAAATAAAAGCCTTAATATCATTACTCGACGATGAGGATCAGGAAATATCGGAACACGTAGAAGATAAAATTGTGTCGCTGGGTGAACCTGTAATTCCTTTTCTGGAAGAGCACTGGGAAGAAAGTATTAACCCCGATGTGCAGAAACGGATTGAAGATTTGATTCATAAACTACAGTATGAATCAGTTTATAATAGGCTGGCTAACTGGAAAAAAACCGGAGCGCAAAGTTTAATTGAAGGGATGTGGCTGGTGAATACCTATCAATACCCGGATGCCGATCTGGCAACCATTAATAAAACCCTGGATCAAATTTATTACGAAGCCTGGCTGCACATTAAACCGGATATGCACCCTTACGATCAAATCAAGGCGCTCAATCATGTTTTATTCCGGTTATATAAGTTTTCGGCAAATACTAAAAATTTCCATTCGCCGGCTAATTCCATGTTGCACCTGGCTCTGGAAACCCAACGCGGCAATCCTTTAACGTTATGCGTTATTTATTTAACCATTGCGCAAAAGCTGGGTATGCCGGTATACGGGGTAAATTTGCCCAATTTATTTATTCTCACCTATAAAAAGGAAGGATACCAGTTTTACATTAATGTGTATAACCGGGGGCTTATTCTGTCGAAAGCCGATATCGATTCGTATATTCTGCAGCTAAATTTACATCCGGTGGATATTTTTTATGAGCCTTGCTCTAACCTGGATATTATAAAAAGAGCGCTGCGGAATTTAGCGGTTTCGTTTGAAAAATTAAACGAACCGGAAAAAGCTACCGAAGTAAATAAACTACTCGAGGCTATTGCCGACGATGCCGGTATTACCATTCCGAAGCAGCCCGGAGAGGAAGACAACGAAGAGAATCCGGATACGGAAGAAGAGGATGATTCTGTTTAA
- a CDS encoding N-acetylmuramoyl-L-alanine amidase family protein: protein MRNIVLFLLPALIFVFSGFSTNAPRRDNRVRTVVIDAGHGAHDNGCSGRFSKEKDVALKVALELGDQIEENLPDVKVVYTRKSNVFVELIDRAGIANKNNADLFISIHCNSGPAVAYGTETFTMGLHTSEANLKVAKRENSVILKEEGYQENYDGFDPNSPQSHILLSLRQSAYMDNSLRFAQKVEHQFVNKVSRKSRGVKQAGLIVLWKSAMPSVLIETGFLTNPAEEKYLNDKLGQSYIASGIYRAFKEYKQELEAMN from the coding sequence GTGAGAAATATTGTTTTGTTTTTGCTGCCCGCTCTTATTTTTGTTTTTTCCGGATTTAGTACCAATGCTCCCCGCCGCGATAACCGAGTGCGTACCGTAGTAATCGATGCCGGCCACGGTGCCCACGATAATGGGTGTAGCGGCCGCTTTTCGAAAGAAAAAGACGTAGCCTTAAAAGTGGCCCTGGAATTGGGGGACCAAATTGAAGAAAACTTGCCGGACGTAAAAGTAGTGTATACCCGTAAGTCTAATGTGTTTGTAGAACTAATAGATCGTGCCGGCATTGCAAACAAAAACAACGCCGACCTGTTTATATCTATCCATTGTAACTCCGGGCCTGCGGTGGCTTATGGTACCGAAACCTTTACCATGGGACTGCATACTTCCGAAGCCAATTTAAAAGTAGCGAAACGCGAAAATTCAGTTATTTTAAAAGAAGAAGGCTACCAAGAAAATTACGACGGTTTTGATCCGAATTCGCCGCAAAGCCATATTTTATTGTCGCTGCGCCAAAGCGCTTACATGGATAACAGCTTGCGTTTTGCTCAAAAAGTAGAACACCAGTTTGTAAATAAAGTAAGCCGGAAAAGCCGGGGGGTAAAGCAAGCCGGGCTTATTGTCCTCTGGAAATCGGCTATGCCTAGCGTATTAATAGAGACCGGGTTCTTAACCAATCCGGCGGAAGAAAAATATCTGAACGATAAATTGGGGCAATCGTATATTGCATCAGGCATATACCGGGCTTTTAAAGAATACAAACAAGAGCTCGAAGCCATGAACTAA
- the purE gene encoding 5-(carboxyamino)imidazole ribonucleotide mutase, producing MTEVSGNSQTTPLVGIIMGSQSDLKVMELAAEILEQMGVPFELTIVSAHRTPHRMVEYAENARKRGLRVIIAGAGGAAHLPGMVAALTTIPVIGVPIKSTNSIDGWDSMLSILQMPSGIPVATVALNGAQNAGLLAAQILGTYNAAIADRLEKHRNSLREKVMRSVQELRRGDRDDD from the coding sequence ATGACCGAGGTATCCGGAAATAGCCAAACAACTCCCTTAGTAGGCATTATTATGGGAAGTCAGTCTGATTTAAAAGTTATGGAATTAGCGGCTGAAATATTAGAGCAAATGGGAGTCCCGTTTGAACTAACCATTGTATCGGCGCACCGCACTCCCCACCGTATGGTAGAATACGCCGAAAATGCCCGTAAAAGAGGTTTGCGGGTAATTATAGCTGGTGCGGGTGGCGCTGCGCATTTGCCCGGCATGGTAGCCGCTTTAACTACCATTCCCGTAATCGGAGTACCCATAAAATCAACTAATTCAATAGACGGCTGGGATTCTATGTTATCTATCCTGCAAATGCCCAGTGGAATTCCGGTGGCAACGGTAGCCTTAAACGGGGCTCAAAATGCCGGCTTATTGGCGGCGCAAATTTTAGGAACGTATAATGCCGCTATTGCCGACCGGTTAGAAAAACACCGGAATTCCTTGCGCGAAAAAGTAATGCGCTCCGTTCAGGAACTCCGCCGCGGCGACCGCGACGATGATTAA
- a CDS encoding MlaD family protein, which translates to MKFSKEIKVGLLAVVAIVMLYFGYTFLRGTDFFSSNTTYYVEYDTVDGLNISAPIVLNGVKIGTVKDMYILKDKNNKIRVTLAVDDDITVGDSTIASLSNSDLLGGKAITFFLRPNTKKFTGGETLTPFVEKSITDMLTAKAMPVLGTIDSTLLKLNAFFGEDAKRSIQATILNTQATTEAVKNLMVANQRNINRITSNVADLTSSLKTTEQKFSQLATNLSQITDTLKRAPINTTVRQLNATVAEAQSMIKKFNQDSGTLGKIMNDDSLYRNMNASTESLNALLQDLKANPKRYVHFSLIGGGTKVKQADNVKSADKVRNATTVENTGVVGEVNKK; encoded by the coding sequence GTGAAATTCTCGAAAGAAATAAAAGTAGGCTTATTGGCCGTTGTTGCCATTGTAATGCTGTATTTTGGGTATACCTTTTTGCGAGGAACCGACTTTTTCTCGTCTAACACCACCTATTACGTTGAATATGACACCGTTGACGGCTTAAACATTTCCGCGCCGATTGTATTAAACGGGGTTAAAATAGGTACCGTAAAGGATATGTATATTCTGAAAGATAAGAATAACAAAATCCGGGTAACTCTGGCGGTGGATGATGATATAACCGTAGGCGATTCGACTATTGCCAGTTTATCGAACAGCGACTTATTGGGCGGAAAAGCGATTACTTTCTTTCTGCGGCCTAATACCAAAAAGTTTACCGGCGGCGAAACCCTAACCCCCTTCGTAGAAAAAAGTATTACCGATATGCTGACGGCGAAAGCTATGCCGGTATTGGGTACCATTGATTCTACCTTACTTAAATTAAATGCTTTTTTTGGGGAAGATGCTAAACGCAGCATTCAGGCCACTATTTTAAATACCCAGGCTACTACCGAAGCAGTTAAGAATTTGATGGTAGCTAACCAACGCAATATTAATCGTATTACTTCTAACGTAGCCGATTTAACCTCTTCTCTTAAAACCACGGAGCAAAAATTCAGTCAATTAGCCACTAACTTAAGCCAGATAACGGATACCTTAAAAAGAGCTCCTATTAATACTACCGTGCGGCAATTAAACGCCACGGTGGCAGAAGCTCAGTCTATGATTAAAAAGTTTAACCAGGATAGCGGTACGTTAGGTAAAATAATGAACGACGATTCCTTGTACCGGAACATGAATGCTTCTACTGAAAGCTTAAATGCTTTGCTGCAAGATCTCAAGGCCAATCCAAAACGATACGTGCATTTCTCGTTAATTGGTGGCGGTACCAAAGTAAAACAAGCGGATAATGTAAAATCGGCGGATAAAGTACGCAATGCTACCACCGTAGAAAATACGGGCGTAGTAGGCGAAGTAAATAAAAAGTAA
- a CDS encoding MarC family protein: MEILLATFSALFSVVNPFGAMPVFLTLTQDDTPARRRQQALKACFYMIGILTVFFLAGQYILNFFGLRIHDLRIAGGIMILKAGADLLTTKSDAGRKVSKDAVEESIAKPDISFTPLAMPMLSGPGAIAVSIGLFTKSLSYLDMGLIILAIILLAIPTYYILIFSPTLIKVMGKAGLEALSKIMGFIVLSLGVNFITSALIALFK, encoded by the coding sequence ATGGAAATTTTACTGGCTACTTTTTCTGCTTTATTTTCCGTGGTAAACCCTTTTGGAGCAATGCCGGTTTTCCTCACGCTTACCCAAGACGATACCCCGGCCCGACGTCGGCAGCAAGCCCTAAAAGCTTGCTTTTACATGATTGGCATTTTAACCGTTTTTTTTCTGGCGGGTCAGTATATTCTTAACTTTTTTGGTTTACGTATTCACGATTTGCGCATTGCCGGCGGCATTATGATTTTAAAAGCCGGAGCCGATTTATTAACGACCAAATCCGATGCAGGTCGTAAAGTTTCGAAAGATGCGGTAGAGGAAAGCATTGCCAAACCGGATATTTCCTTTACCCCGCTGGCGATGCCGATGCTCTCGGGACCAGGAGCCATTGCTGTGAGTATTGGATTATTTACCAAATCGCTTTCGTACCTGGACATGGGATTAATTATTCTTGCTATAATTTTATTAGCTATTCCTACTTACTACATTTTAATATTTTCTCCTACGCTGATAAAAGTAATGGGGAAAGCCGGCCTCGAAGCTTTATCTAAAATTATGGGTTTTATTGTGCTTTCGCTCGGCGTTAATTTTATTACCTCGGCCCTCATTGCCTTGTTTAAATAG
- a CDS encoding acyltransferase family protein: MIKPLPVPPTSTYFPALTGLRMVAASLVFLYHFQDKLSPGLAELLAPFLANLHTGVSLFFVLSGFLIAHRYQQTSFPTIQIYGAYLTIRLLRLWPVYGLILAVLYTQWLFTVPEFFLHVSLLMGFFKKLNSTGVMQAWSLTVELTFYALAPLLFQLVRKFSYLLTLVFTFSAGLLLTGLGVILTKLDGNILGFMPDILFTAWQTFFGRAPEFFAGMYLAQVVRFKKHLPFPLPFGLPLTYGGIVLFVLSTCLLSLTTGIHNWPGLVLHHAFMPVSGFIWLAGLIQEKTLVSKILSTRLFKVLGNASYAFYLIHIGWVRNWLEINYTHSALLLFVIFWAIAILIYYLFEKPIYQRVKSRFRVS; the protein is encoded by the coding sequence ATGATTAAACCTTTGCCGGTGCCGCCTACCTCCACGTATTTTCCTGCTTTAACGGGTCTACGCATGGTGGCGGCTTCCCTGGTTTTTTTGTATCATTTTCAAGATAAACTTTCGCCGGGTCTGGCGGAACTGCTCGCGCCTTTTTTAGCCAACTTGCATACTGGGGTAAGCCTTTTCTTTGTCCTCAGCGGCTTCCTGATTGCTCATCGCTATCAACAAACTTCCTTTCCTACCATCCAAATTTATGGAGCGTATTTAACAATACGGTTACTACGTTTGTGGCCGGTTTACGGACTAATTCTGGCCGTATTATACACACAATGGTTATTTACTGTTCCCGAATTTTTCTTGCATGTCAGCCTGCTCATGGGCTTTTTTAAGAAATTAAATTCTACCGGCGTAATGCAAGCTTGGTCGTTAACGGTAGAGCTTACTTTTTATGCTCTGGCCCCGCTGCTTTTTCAATTGGTCCGGAAATTTTCTTATCTACTTACTTTAGTTTTTACCTTTTCAGCGGGTTTACTTTTAACGGGCCTGGGTGTTATTTTAACTAAACTTGATGGGAATATTTTGGGCTTTATGCCGGATATTCTTTTTACGGCCTGGCAAACTTTTTTTGGGCGAGCGCCCGAGTTTTTTGCCGGGATGTACTTAGCTCAGGTTGTAAGGTTCAAAAAACACTTGCCATTTCCTTTACCATTTGGCTTGCCACTTACGTATGGAGGAATAGTTTTATTTGTGCTTAGTACTTGCCTATTATCATTAACTACCGGCATTCACAACTGGCCTGGTTTAGTATTGCATCATGCATTCATGCCTGTGAGCGGTTTTATTTGGTTAGCCGGCTTAATTCAGGAAAAAACTCTTGTGAGTAAAATTTTAAGCACCCGGTTATTTAAAGTATTAGGAAATGCCTCTTACGCCTTTTATCTGATTCATATTGGGTGGGTGCGCAACTGGCTCGAAATAAACTACACCCATTCTGCTTTGCTGCTTTTTGTAATTTTTTGGGCAATAGCCATCCTTATTTATTATTTATTCGAAAAACCTATTTACCAACGAGTAAAGAGCCGATTCCGGGTTAGTTGA